Proteins from one Rhizoctonia solani chromosome 5, complete sequence genomic window:
- a CDS encoding Transferase domain-containing protein: MSYILSLPFMDLNSAAESVTLSAGLVFSGAVDQHHVEEACAKIAKEWPILGSKIQRNYQTGKIEAVIPHPEEARLKVTFQATDSELAELESLYTKTKSISTQVMRRNQTLYREHPLKTVEHYLATGEPAFSLHVAYLSDATIITLTILHILMDASGFTEFAKAFIRALNEEPIPPILAHDPWSILLPRALELPDNPDSSFGWVIWGPEQGIALRNAESKAFEVDGPFEQRIVYFPASEIDRLKSEALAGLELAGTPVSFLSTSDVISAWLYKHTFIDENEPEEQTRFIYVVDARNRFPEAFTPGHAYLQNAFFNMSTEHLTSVQVRSKSLGELAYLIRNSVQKQTTPGQLLGQLKWKHDHAGQTQVGFSPGEGMQFASSWLSFGLGNLNIEKHIKPGTGSGKF; this comes from the exons ATGTCTTACATCCTAAGCCTTCCGTTCATGGACCTCAACTCTGCAGCCGAATCCGTCACGCTCAGTGCGGGGCTGGTGTTTAGTGGTGCGGTCGACCAACATCACGTTGAAGAGGCGTGCGCCAAAATTGCAAAGGAATGGCCCATCTTGGGATCAAAAATTCAGAGAAATTACCAA ACTGGTAAAATCGAAGCCGTGATTCCTCATCCCGAGGAGGCACGATTGAAAGTTACCTTCCAA GCGACTGATTCCGAACTGGCCGAACTGGAAAGCCTATACACAAAAACCAAGTCGATATCCACCCAAGTTATGCGACGAAATCAAACCCTTTACCGAGAACATCCACTAAAAACCGTTGAACACTATCTCGCAACCGGAGAACCCGCATTCAGTCTACATGTTGCCTACCTATCTGATGCGACGATAATCACTTTGACTATCCTGCATATCCTCATGGACGCATCTGGGTTTACCGAGTTCGCTAAAGCTTTTATCCGTGCTCTAAACGAGGAGCCCATTCCACCCATCTTGGCTCATGACCCTTGGTCAATTCTGCTTCCTCGCGCTCTGGAGTTACCTGACAATCCTGATTCAAGCTTTGGCTGGGTGATCTGGGGCCCTGAGCAAGGTATTGCACTTCGTAATGCAGAAAGTAAAGCCTTTGAGGTAGATGGGCCATTCGAACAACGGATCGTCTACTTCCCGGCCTCTGAAATCGATCGATTAAAAAGTGAAGCACTCGCAGGACTTGAACTGGCTGGAACTCCGGTTTCGTTCTTGAGTACCAGCGATGTGATTTCTGCTTGGCTGTACAAG CATACATTCATCGATGAGAACGAACCCGAAGAACAAACTCGCTTCATCTACGTAGTCGACGCCAG AAATCGGTTCCCAGAAGCATTTACCCCGGGTCATGCATATCTACAGAATGCCTTTTTCAACATGTCCACTGAACATTTGACGAGTGTGCAAGTGCGCTCCAAGTCTCTTGGCGAACTAGCCTACTTGATTCGTAATTCTGTTCAAAAACAAACCACACCTGGTCAATTACTCGGTCAACTCAAATGGAAGCATGATCATGCTGGGCAGACACAGGTTGGGTTCAGTCCCGGAGAAGGCATGCAAT TCGCATCGAGCT GGCTGTCGTTTGGTCTGGGAAATTTGAACATCGAGAAACATATTAAGCCGGGAACTGGCTCTGGCAAGTTTTAG
- a CDS encoding Calponin homology (CH) domain gives MRVQKAENVNKALEFITSRGVKLTNIGPEDIIDGNVKLILGMIWTLILRFTIADIRLREGLSAKEGLLLWCQRKTAGYKEVDVQDFGYSWSDGLALCALIHHHRPDLIDYGSLDKTDKYTNTKLAFDVAEKHLGIPQLLDVEDLCDANPPDERSVMTYIASFFHAFSSMDQQETVSRRIEKFADLMYSVWLSRNDYEKRMRALLAEWSEKTATLGSNVFDGTYTDAKQQLVEFQAYKNASKRQWVSEKQDLAMLYTNVQTKLRTYGLREYVPPEGLELSNMDEAWSALLAAEATRSKSINAQIREIKESLRKKFANVANNFERRLRDLSNELSNLDGPLEDQLTSAKIIQTRLGPFSESLKDVASTEQECLAANVEENDYTIFTHQDLQFELELVIQNVVQKISFIDNQIVARNMSNLTPAQLEQFESTFRYFDRNETNTLELAEMTAALASLGIVYSEEDLITIHEQLTEDYGAVTFEAFINLLVDITEDQTSPAQLRDAFRGLAGDKPFVTEVDLRAALLPPTAVEYLQQAMPRRTGSDTEFDYEAWLDDVFA, from the exons ATGCGAGTCCAGAAAGCCGAAAATGTCAACAAGGCTTTGGAATTTATCACTTCCAGAGGCGTTAAATTGACAAATATTGGGCCTGAGG ACATAATCGACGGAAATGTTAAGCTTATTCTAGGAATGATATGGACACTTATTTTAAGGTTCACGATTGCGGATATTAGGTTG CGAGAGGGTCTCTCGGCTAAAGAAGGTCTCCTCCTGTGGTGTCAACGAAAGACAGCAGGTTACAAGGAGGTCGACGTCCAAGACTTTGGGTACAGCTGGTCAGATGGCTTGGCTTT ATGCGCACTTATACATCACCATCGACCCGATTTGATCGATTACGGTTCACTAGACAAG ACCGACAAGTATACAAACACCAAGCTCGCATTCGATGTCGCAGAAAAGCACCTTGGCATTCCT CAACTCCTAGACGTAGAAGATTTATGTGATGCGAACCCTCCCGACGAACGATCGGTAATGACCTATATCGCCAGTTTCTTTCACGCATTTTCATCAATGG ACCAACAAGAAACCGTTTCACGCCGAATCGAGAAGTTTGCGGATTTAATGTATTCAGTCTGGTTGAGCAGGAACGACTACGAGAAACGTATGCGTGCT CTTCTGGCCGAATGGTCTGAAAAAACTGCTACCCTCGGCTCAAATGTTTTCGACGGTACGTACACAGATGCAAAGCAACAACTCGTCGAATTTCAAGCGTACAAGAATGCATCCAAACGCCAGTGGGTATCGGAGAAACAAGACCTGGCAATGCTATATACCAATGTACAGACCAAGCTGAGGACTTATGGGCTGAGGGAATATGTTCCTCCTGAGGGCTTGGAACTTTCG AACATGGACGAGGCTTGGTCCGCACTTTTGGCGGCTGAAGCTACTCGTTCGAAGAGTATCAATGCTCAAATTCGAGA AATCAAGGAATCGTTGCGTAAAAAGTTTGCAAATGTCGCAAACAACTTTGAACGCCGACTTCGAGACCTTTCTAATGAGCTGTCAAACTTGGACGGACCTCTTGAG GACCAACTTACATCAGCCAAGATAATTCAGACCCGACTCGGCCCTTTTTCCGAATCACTCAAAGACGTAGCAAGTACGGAACAAGAATGCCTAGCGGCCAACGTAGAAGAAAACGATTACACCATTTTCACGCACCAAGATCTACAGTTTGAGTTAGAACTTGTTATACAGAATGTTGTACAGAAGATTTCGTTTATTGATAACCAG ATTGTGGCACGAAACATGAGCAACCTCACTCCGGCGCAACTCGAGCAATTTGAAAGCACGTTTAGGTACTTTGATAGGAACGAAACTAATACGCTCGAATTGGCTGAGATGACAGCCGCGCTCGCGAGTCTTGGAATTGTCTATTCA GAGGAAGATTTGATTACCATACATGAACAATTGACGGAAGACTACGGCGCTGTTACTTTCGAGGCTTTTATTAATCTACTC GTCGATATAACCGAGGATCAAACATCTCCCGCCCAGCTCCGGGATGCGTTCCGTGGACTAGCAGGAGACAAG CCATTCGTAACAGAGGTCGATCTTCGAGCCGCACTTCTTCCACCAACTGCGGTTGAATATCTCCAACAAGCCATGCCCCGGCGAACTGGTTCTGACACAGAGTTTGATTATGAGGCCTGGTTGGATGACGTTTTCGCATAG
- a CDS encoding glycoside hydrolase family 43 protein: MFVAKFFAAAVAGLNLLVAARTIPSEFQELQSRQNTQYQGYGFVYFTGEDLPNGEQIYFAVSQGNDPLHWNVINNGYAVLNATLGTKGVRDPFIIRSPQNDKFYLIATDLRFAAVNSWDVAGRKGSRSLAIWESPDLKTWSAQRLVEVSPPTAGMSWAPEAVYDAKAGHFIVFWASNLFAASDTNHTGTSYSRIMYANTTDFKTFTPAQVYIDTGSAVIDTSAIYDQATSTGTASAKQSGISCVQEKSSSFFGKWTTVTTGIGNAEIGQSEGPTCFLSNRYAGVYHLFIDDLSPRGYVPFETGNITSGVWKKSTNYALPTNPRHGTVFGITTKEMQNLSGL, translated from the exons ATGTTTGTGGCAAAGTTTTTCGCAGCGGCTGTTGCTGGGCTTAATCTCTTGGTTGCTGCTCGTACAATCCCATCTGAGTTCCAGGAGCTTCAGAGCAGA CAAAATACCCAATACCAGGGGTATGGGTTTGTATACTTTACTGGCGAAGATCTACCAAACG GGGAACAAATTTATTTCG CTGTCAGTCAAGGGAATGACCCCCTACACTGGAACGTGATCAACAACGGCTATGCGGTGCTCAATGCTACGCTCGGCACAAAGGGGGTTCGTGACCCATTCATCATTCGTTCTCCCCAAAACGACAAATTCTACCTGATCGCGACCGACTTGCGGTTCGCAGCCGTAAATAGCTGGGATGTTGCAGGTCGCAAAGGAAGCCGCTCGCTGGCCATTTGGGAGTCACCGGATTTGAAGACATGGTCTGCACAGCGCTTGGTGGAGGTCTCGCCTCCCACTGCGG GAATGTCATGGGCTCCAGAAGCTGTTTATGATGCCAAAGCGGGCCATTTCATCGTATTCTGGGCAAGCAACCTCTTTGCTGCTAGCGATACGAACCACACCGGAACCTCGTATTCGCGCATCATGTATGCCAATACCACTGACTTCAAAACTTTTACCCCTGCGCAAGTCTACATTGATACCGGCTCGGCTGTTATCGACACCAGCGCGATTTATGACCAAGCCACCAGTACTGGCACCGCTTCAG CAAAGCAGTCGGGAATATCGTGC GTACAAGAAAAGAGCTCATCGTTCTTCGGGAAATGGACGACCGTGACGACGGGAATTGGGAATGCTGAAATCGGCCAGAGTGAGGGGCCGACGTGTTTCCTCTCCAACCGATATGCAGGTGTTTACCATCTGTTTATTGACGATCTTTC TCCCCGTGGCTATGTTCCATTCGAGACTGGAAACATCACATCGGGTGTATGGAAAAAATCGACAAACTACGCTCTTCCAACGAACCCTCGTCATGGAACAGTTTTTGGGATCACCACCAAG GAAATGCAAAATCTTTCTGGCCTCTAA
- a CDS encoding structure-specific recognition protein 1 produces the protein MTTQFDSIYHGTGLNLGIRFAPAGIAWKALEGEGSIMIQAGDIKYCQWLRVSRNFQLRLILKENRRRETFDGFLREDHDKVSQLVTQHYKTQLETKEISVKGWNWGSTDVQGSDLAFIISNRTAFEIPLRSVANSNIAGRTEVSLEFNMSNPTSQPKSKKGRPDELSEIRFYVPGTHEGDGDDEDVSAAQAFHDLIKDKADIGQVTGDVLVNLARRITSGRYDIDMFPTFLRLRGKTYDYKILYSSITRLFLLSPDDLHVEMVDLETEIQMDEEQLKAKYEGKLEKKYDGPAHEVISRIFRGLSGKKIIAPPRSAVQLESRPRHAFPLEKSLFFVAKQPHLVEFTDIHQVVFSRMGSGTSSARTFDLKVISKTGPEVTFTSINKEEHDPIENYLTSKKCAKIAVVEDSDDEMQSVASDGSERPKPRAMDSDDESEADEDFEASESDGGSPSESDSEVSDRMSIVSGDLAVADAPKKKKKDGEAPKKGKKDKAAKKEDGPAKKKQKKNTD, from the exons ATGACCACCCAATTCGATAGTATTTACCATGGAACTGGGTTGAACTTGGGA ATCCGCTTTGCGCCTGCTGGTATCGCATGGAAAGCACTCGAGGGTGAAGGAAGTATCATGATCCAGGCCGGAGACATAAAATATTGCCAGTGGCTACG AGTGTCACGCAATTTTCAACTCCGGCTGATTCTAAAGGAGAACAGGAGGAGAGAAACTTTTGATGGATTTTTACGAGAG GACCACGACAAGGTTTCTCAGCTCGTTACTCAACACTACAAAACACAGCTTGAAACGAAAGAAATCAGTGTCAAGGGCTGGAACTGGGGGTCTACAGACGTTCAAG GCTCCGATCTAGCGTTTATAATCTCCAACCGGACAGCGTTCGAGATTCCTCTTCGCTCGGTTGCAAACTCCAATATTGCAGGGCGAACTGAGGTCTCACTTGAATTCAACATGTCTAATCCTACCTCACAGCCAAAAAGCAAAAAAGGCCGACCAGACGAGCTGTCTGAGATTCGTTTCTATGTTCCGGGCACCCACGAAGGCGATggtgatgatgaagatgTCTCGGCCGCACAGGCTTTCCACGATTTGATCAAGGACAAGGCCGATATCGGTCAAGTCACTGGAGACGTATTG GTTAACTTGGCACGTCGAATAACTAGTGGTCGCTACGATATCGACATGTTTCCAACTTTCCTTCGACTACGTGGAAAAACATACGATTACAAGATTTTGTATTCATCGATTACAAGGCTGTTTTTGCTCTCCCCGGACGATTTGCATGTTGAGATGGTG GACCTAGAGACCGAGATTCAAATGGACGA GGAGCAACTCAAAGCTAAATATGAAGGAAAACTCGAAAAGAAGTACGATGGTCCAGCACACGAGGTCATCTCGAGAATTTTCAGAGGGCTGAGTGGCAAGAAGATTATTGCACCACCACGTTCCGCAG TGCAACTTGAAAGCCGTCCAAGGCACGCTTTCCCGCTCGAAAAGTCATTGTTCTTCGTGGCCAAGCAACCTCATCTTGTCGAGTTTACGGACATACATCAGGTCGTGTTTTCTCG AATGGGCTCTGGTACATCATCGGCGCGTACATTCGATCTTAAAGTCATTTCCAAAACTGGACCAGAAGTCACGTTTACATCTATAAACAAGGAAGAGCATGACCCAATCGAAAACTACCTTACTTCCAAAAAGTGCGCAAAAATCG CTGTTGTGGAAGACAGCGATGATGAGATGCAGAGTGTTGCCAGTGACGGAAGCGAGCGTCCTAAACCAAGGGCGATGGATAGCGACGATGAGAGTGAGGCAG ACGAAGACTTTGAAGCCTCTGAATCCGACGGCGGATCGCCATCCGAAAGTGATTCCGAAGTATCTGACCGAATGTCGATTGTCAGCGGAGACCTCGCTGTTGCCGATGCCCctaagaagaagaaaaaggatGGGGAGGCACCAAAAAAGGGAAAGAAGGACAAGGCTGCCAAAAAAGAGGACGGGCCCGCGAAGAAGAAACAGAAGAAGAATACCGACTAG